The following are encoded in a window of Kitasatospora sp. NBC_01250 genomic DNA:
- the hisB gene encoding imidazoleglycerol-phosphate dehydratase HisB, which translates to MSRIGRVERTTKETTVLVEIDLDGTGQTDISTGVGFYDHMLDQLGRHGLFDLTVKTEGDLHIDTHHTIEDTALALGAAFKQALGDKVGIYRFGNCTVPLDESLAQVTVDLSGRPYLVHTEPENMAPMIGSYDTTMTRHILESFVAQAQIALHVHVPYGRNAHHIVECQFKALARALRYAAEFDPRAAGILPSTKGAL; encoded by the coding sequence ATGTCCCGCATCGGGCGCGTGGAGCGCACCACCAAGGAGACCACGGTCCTGGTCGAGATCGATCTCGACGGCACCGGCCAGACCGACATCTCCACGGGCGTCGGGTTCTACGACCACATGCTCGACCAGCTGGGCCGGCACGGCCTGTTCGACCTCACCGTGAAGACCGAGGGCGACCTGCACATCGACACCCACCACACCATCGAGGACACCGCCCTCGCGCTGGGTGCCGCCTTCAAGCAGGCACTGGGCGACAAGGTGGGCATCTACCGGTTCGGCAACTGCACCGTCCCGCTGGACGAGTCGCTGGCCCAGGTGACCGTGGACCTCTCGGGCCGCCCCTACCTGGTGCACACCGAGCCGGAGAACATGGCGCCGATGATCGGCAGCTACGACACCACCATGACCCGGCACATCCTGGAGTCCTTCGTGGCCCAGGCCCAGATAGCCCTGCATGTGCACGTCCCCTACGGCCGCAACGCCCACCACATCGTGGAGTGCCAGTTCAAGGCGCTGGCCCGGGCCCTGCGCTACGCCGCGGAGTTCGATCCGCGCGCGGCCGGCATCCTCCCCTCGACGAAGGGCGCGCTGTGA
- a CDS encoding histidinol-phosphate transaminase, whose protein sequence is MNIDDLPVRDELRGQSPYGAPQLDVPVQLNTNENPYPLPEPLVARIAERVAEAARTLNRYPDRDAVELRTELARYLTRTTGFERGLEQVWAANGSNEIIQQLLQTFGGPGRSALGFEPSYQMHELISRGTGTRWIAGPRRADFTIDVENAVTALAEHRPDVLFICSPNNPTGTAVGRETVLALYEAAQAVKPTLVIVDEAYVEFSHRASLLPLLDGRPLLVITRTMSKAFGAAGLRLGYLAADRAVVDAVQLVRLPYHLSAVTQATALACLEHTDTLLGYVEKLKAERDRVVEALRAMGLEVTDSDSNFIQFGTFEDPQAVWRAVLDQGVLVRNNGVPGRLRVTAGTPAENDAFLAAVATAIKEL, encoded by the coding sequence TTGAACATCGACGACCTGCCGGTCCGTGACGAGCTGCGCGGACAGTCGCCCTACGGCGCCCCGCAGCTGGACGTCCCGGTCCAGCTGAACACCAACGAGAACCCCTACCCGCTGCCCGAGCCGCTGGTGGCCCGGATCGCCGAGCGGGTGGCCGAGGCGGCCCGCACCCTCAACCGCTACCCGGACCGCGACGCCGTCGAGCTGCGCACCGAGCTGGCCCGCTACCTGACCCGCACCACCGGGTTCGAGCGCGGCCTGGAGCAGGTCTGGGCGGCCAACGGCTCCAACGAGATCATCCAGCAGCTGCTGCAGACCTTCGGCGGCCCGGGCCGCAGCGCGCTCGGCTTCGAGCCGTCCTACCAGATGCACGAGCTGATCTCGCGCGGCACCGGCACCCGCTGGATCGCCGGCCCGCGCCGGGCCGACTTCACCATCGACGTCGAGAACGCGGTCACGGCGCTGGCCGAGCACCGCCCCGACGTGCTCTTCATCTGCTCGCCGAACAACCCGACCGGCACCGCCGTCGGGCGCGAGACGGTGCTCGCGCTGTACGAGGCCGCGCAGGCGGTCAAGCCGACCCTGGTGATCGTGGACGAGGCGTACGTCGAGTTCTCGCACCGCGCCTCGCTGCTGCCGCTGCTCGACGGCCGGCCGCTGCTGGTGATCACCCGGACCATGTCCAAGGCCTTCGGCGCGGCGGGCCTGCGGCTGGGGTACCTGGCCGCGGACCGGGCGGTGGTGGACGCCGTCCAGCTGGTCCGGCTGCCCTACCACCTGTCCGCCGTCACCCAGGCGACCGCGCTGGCCTGCCTGGAGCACACCGACACGCTGCTCGGCTACGTCGAGAAGCTCAAGGCCGAGCGCGACCGGGTGGTCGAGGCGCTGCGCGCGATGGGCCTGGAAGTGACCGACTCGGACTCGAACTTCATCCAGTTCGGGACCTTCGAGGACCCGCAGGCCGTCTGGCGTGCGGTGCTCGACCAGGGCGTGCTGGTGCGCAACAACGGCGTACCGGGGCGGCTTCGCGTCACCGCCGGCACTCCCGCCGAGAACGACGCCTTCCTGGCCGCCGTGGCCACCGCGATCAAGGAGCTGTAA
- a CDS encoding oxidoreductase — protein MSEVPADWNPVEQRLWEDFRRGAVCDLSVHDQAADDPGSPVDWGPERTVRATVLALLLLSGPTAVPGTVRGLKLTGALITGRLDLAGGRLEDFVELRGCRFDTGVLLSEAQGGTIRFDGCWLPRLDASRLVTSGDLVLARCAVASGVRLTDAQIGTDLIVNHLVVGGDQYGHAFSADGLAVHQDFEADRLVTYGDLSLRTARIGGRLSLRGAQLYARPGQGNCLNAARISVGSTCYLSGWLPAQAGRSRTDLSWQAPAPVGYSLRSRDPGPYYRDPQSSDPGAARAALDVPDAPDAPAAPQTPQTPQASGVPGPPGLPAPRSAAGEPGNGPAGAAQAPLALGSDPGSMYGQGFGQVEPAGSRSMPFRAFGGVRLDDARFESACLISNAEFHLGHGQELSLRRIQTPELRFTCPAPPTGTVALSRARVGNLVDTPQAWPRNGRVRLTGFAYESLRPPEDSSFTVEQRIAWLDHALDTYHPEPYEQLAAALRRDGLDEDAREVQYAKQRRRRQGLPLPGRAWCWFQDITVGYGYRPGRAALWLVAAWALGTFWFAGHQPAPVKLDEHPHWNPALYSASLVLPIVNLGQDGWAPAGFDQWLSAALVLTGWLLASTAVTGATRVLQRG, from the coding sequence ATGAGCGAGGTGCCGGCGGACTGGAATCCGGTGGAGCAGCGGCTGTGGGAGGACTTCCGGCGCGGTGCGGTGTGCGACCTGTCCGTACACGACCAGGCCGCCGACGACCCGGGTTCGCCTGTCGACTGGGGCCCGGAGCGAACAGTACGAGCCACCGTGCTCGCGCTGCTGCTGCTCAGCGGCCCCACCGCCGTCCCCGGCACGGTGCGCGGCCTCAAGCTCACCGGCGCGCTGATCACCGGGCGCCTGGACCTGGCGGGCGGGCGGCTCGAGGACTTCGTCGAGCTGCGCGGCTGCCGCTTCGACACCGGCGTGCTGCTCTCCGAGGCGCAGGGCGGCACGATCCGCTTCGACGGCTGCTGGCTGCCCCGGCTCGACGCCTCCCGGCTGGTCACCAGCGGGGACCTGGTGCTGGCGCGCTGCGCGGTGGCCTCCGGCGTGCGGCTGACCGACGCCCAGATCGGCACCGACCTGATCGTCAACCACCTGGTGGTCGGCGGCGACCAGTACGGGCACGCGTTCTCCGCCGACGGCCTGGCCGTCCACCAGGACTTCGAGGCCGACCGGCTGGTCACCTACGGCGACCTGAGCCTGCGCACCGCCCGGATCGGCGGTCGGCTCTCGCTGCGCGGCGCGCAGCTGTACGCCCGGCCCGGGCAGGGCAACTGCCTCAACGCGGCCCGGATCAGCGTGGGCAGCACCTGCTACCTGTCCGGCTGGCTGCCCGCCCAGGCGGGCAGGTCGCGGACGGACCTGTCCTGGCAGGCGCCGGCACCGGTGGGCTACAGCCTGCGCAGCCGGGACCCGGGGCCGTACTACCGCGACCCGCAGAGCAGCGACCCGGGCGCCGCCAGGGCCGCACTGGACGTACCGGACGCACCGGACGCACCGGCGGCGCCACAGACGCCACAGACGCCGCAGGCCAGTGGCGTACCGGGCCCGCCGGGCCTGCCGGCACCGCGCTCCGCGGCCGGTGAGCCCGGGAACGGGCCCGCCGGTGCGGCCCAGGCGCCCCTCGCGCTGGGCAGCGACCCGGGCAGCATGTACGGCCAGGGCTTCGGCCAGGTGGAGCCGGCGGGCAGCCGGAGCATGCCGTTCCGCGCCTTCGGCGGGGTGCGGCTGGACGACGCCCGGTTCGAGAGCGCCTGCCTGATCTCCAACGCCGAGTTCCACCTCGGCCACGGCCAGGAGCTGTCGCTGCGCCGGATCCAGACCCCCGAACTGCGCTTCACCTGCCCGGCCCCGCCCACCGGCACCGTCGCCCTCTCCCGCGCCCGGGTCGGCAACCTGGTCGACACCCCGCAGGCCTGGCCGCGCAACGGCAGGGTCCGGCTGACCGGCTTCGCCTACGAGTCGCTGCGCCCGCCGGAGGACTCCTCCTTCACCGTCGAGCAGCGCATCGCCTGGCTGGACCACGCGCTGGACACCTACCACCCCGAGCCCTACGAGCAGCTGGCCGCCGCGCTGCGGCGCGACGGCCTGGACGAGGACGCCCGCGAGGTGCAGTACGCCAAGCAGCGCCGCCGTCGCCAGGGCCTGCCGCTGCCGGGCCGGGCCTGGTGCTGGTTCCAGGACATCACCGTCGGCTACGGCTACCGCCCGGGCCGGGCCGCGCTGTGGCTGGTGGCCGCCTGGGCGCTGGGCACCTTCTGGTTCGCCGGCCACCAGCCCGCACCGGTCAAACTCGACGAGCACCCGCACTGGAACCCGGCGCTCTACTCGGCCAGCCTGGTGCTGCCGATCGTCAACCTGGGCCAGGACGGCTGGGCCCCGGCCGGGTTCGACCAGTGGCTGAGCGCGGCCCTGGTGCTGACCGGCTGGCTGCTGGCGAGCACGGCCGTCACCGGCGCGACCAGGGTCCTGCAACGGGGCTAG
- the hisD gene encoding histidinol dehydrogenase yields MISRIDLRGATGDPRDLLPRAEFDVEAALAKVRPICEDVRHRGVEALVELTERFDGVRLTRTRVPEAEITAALETLDPKVRAALEESIRRARLVHHEQRRTDHTTQVVPGGTVSERWVPVDRVGLYVPGGLAVYPSSVVMNVVPAQEAGVPGIAVTSPPQKDFGGKVHPAILAACALLGVTEVYAVGGAQAIAMFAYGTAECPPVNLVTGPGNIYVAAAKRLLKGRIGIDAEAGPTEIAVLADDSAVPAEVAADLISQAEHDPMAASVLVTDSTVLADAVEAELEEQVARTKHRERVTEALSGRQSGIVLVDGLEQGLAVVNAYAAEHLEIQTRDAAAVAARVRNAGAIFVGRFAPVSLGDYAAGSNHVLPTGGCACHSSGLSVQSFLRGIHVIDYSREALAEIAEHVVNLANAEDLPGHGDAIRARFDWTVPNS; encoded by the coding sequence GTGATCTCTCGAATCGACCTGCGCGGCGCCACCGGCGACCCGCGCGACCTGCTGCCCCGTGCCGAGTTCGACGTGGAGGCCGCCCTTGCGAAGGTGCGGCCGATCTGCGAGGACGTACGCCATCGCGGGGTCGAGGCGCTGGTCGAGCTCACCGAGCGCTTCGACGGGGTCCGACTGACGCGCACCCGGGTGCCCGAGGCGGAGATCACCGCCGCGCTGGAGACGCTGGACCCGAAGGTGCGCGCGGCCCTGGAGGAGTCGATCCGCCGGGCCCGCCTGGTCCACCACGAGCAGCGCCGCACCGACCACACCACCCAGGTGGTGCCCGGCGGCACGGTCAGCGAGCGCTGGGTGCCGGTGGACCGGGTCGGCCTCTACGTGCCGGGCGGCCTGGCCGTCTACCCGTCCTCCGTTGTGATGAATGTGGTTCCCGCCCAGGAGGCCGGCGTCCCGGGCATCGCGGTCACCTCCCCGCCGCAGAAGGACTTCGGCGGCAAGGTGCACCCCGCGATCCTGGCGGCCTGCGCGCTGCTGGGCGTCACCGAGGTGTACGCGGTCGGCGGCGCCCAGGCGATCGCGATGTTCGCCTACGGCACCGCCGAGTGCCCGCCGGTGAACCTCGTCACGGGGCCGGGCAACATCTACGTGGCCGCCGCCAAGCGCCTGCTCAAGGGCCGGATCGGGATCGACGCCGAGGCCGGCCCGACCGAGATCGCCGTCCTGGCCGACGACAGCGCGGTGCCCGCCGAGGTGGCCGCCGACCTGATCAGCCAGGCCGAGCACGACCCGATGGCCGCCTCCGTGCTGGTCACCGACTCGACCGTGCTCGCCGACGCGGTGGAGGCCGAGCTCGAGGAGCAGGTGGCCAGGACCAAGCACCGCGAGCGGGTCACCGAGGCGCTGAGCGGCCGGCAGTCCGGCATCGTGCTGGTGGACGGCCTGGAGCAGGGCCTGGCCGTGGTCAACGCCTACGCCGCCGAGCACCTGGAGATCCAGACCCGGGACGCCGCCGCGGTGGCCGCCCGGGTGCGCAACGCCGGCGCGATCTTCGTCGGCCGCTTCGCACCGGTCTCGCTGGGCGACTACGCGGCCGGCTCCAATCACGTGCTGCCCACCGGCGGCTGCGCCTGCCACTCCTCGGGCCTGTCCGTACAGTCGTTCCTGCGCGGCATCCACGTGATCGACTACAGCCGCGAGGCGCTGGCGGAGATCGCCGAGCACGTGGTCAACCTCGCCAACGCCGAGGACCTGCCCGGGCACGGCGACGCCATTCGCGCTCGGTTCGACTGGACGGTGCCGAACTCTTGA
- the hisH gene encoding imidazole glycerol phosphate synthase subunit HisH, producing MGKNVVVFDYGSGNLRSAQRAVERTGATVTVTSDFQQALDADGLLVPGVGAYEACMRGLRAVRGEQIIGRRLAGGRPVLGICVGMQILFERGVEHGVETAGCDEWPGTVEPLEAPVVPHMGWNTVDWPEQSRLFAGMDPETRFYFVHSYGVRRWELTITNEKINAPLVSWTTHGQPFVAAVENGPLWATQFHPEKSGDAGAELLTNWVNTL from the coding sequence ATGGGCAAGAACGTCGTGGTCTTCGACTACGGATCGGGAAACCTGCGGTCCGCGCAGCGGGCCGTGGAGCGCACCGGCGCCACCGTCACGGTGACCTCCGACTTCCAGCAGGCGCTGGACGCGGACGGTCTGCTGGTGCCGGGCGTGGGCGCCTACGAGGCCTGCATGCGCGGGCTGCGGGCGGTGCGCGGCGAGCAGATCATCGGCCGCCGGCTGGCCGGCGGCCGCCCGGTGCTGGGCATCTGCGTGGGGATGCAGATCCTCTTCGAGCGCGGGGTCGAGCACGGGGTCGAGACGGCGGGCTGCGACGAGTGGCCCGGCACCGTCGAGCCGCTGGAGGCGCCGGTCGTCCCGCACATGGGCTGGAACACCGTCGACTGGCCCGAGCAGAGCCGGCTCTTCGCCGGGATGGACCCCGAGACCCGGTTCTACTTCGTGCACTCCTACGGGGTGCGGCGCTGGGAGCTTACGATCACCAACGAGAAGATCAACGCTCCGCTGGTCAGCTGGACCACCCACGGTCAGCCGTTCGTCGCGGCGGTCGAGAACGGTCCGCTCTGGGCCACCCAGTTCCATCCCGAGAAGTCCGGCGACGCCGGCGCCGAGTTGCTCACCAACTGGGTCAACACCCTCTGA